The Bacteroidales bacterium genome contains a region encoding:
- a CDS encoding 2-oxoisovalerate dehydrogenase: MNYRKQFTLDKEDKVFTLKSTDKETLKKWYYLMTLGRQIDNKAPNYLRQALGWSYHAPFAGHDGIQLAIGQTFEKNKDHLFPYYRDMLTAISAGLTTEEILLNGLSKATDVASGGRHMSNHFAKPEWNIHNVSSATGNHTLHAVGVARAIKYYGADAVAISSQGESSTSEGYVYEAINGAATEKLPVIFVFQDNGYGISVPKEEQTANSRAADNFHGFKNLRVIYTNGKDPFSSMNAMHKAKRIAKEEGLPVIVHANCIRMGSHSNSDRHELYRDDVELAEMDLLDPLRKFRERLVYAGIFTDQELDALDGQAKSEISAAHKKVLKAPDPDPKSIFDFIIPAPYVSEKYPTGLHNGDGKRIKMIEALNSTLKAEFRHNPDTFIWGQDMANKEKGGIFNVSKGLQQEFGPKRVFNAPIAEDFIVGTANGMSRFDKKIRIVIEGAEFADYFWPAMEQFVELTHDYWRSNGKFSPNVTIRLASGGYIGGGLYHSQTIEGALTTFPGIRVVYPSFADDAAGLLRTSMRSEGPTLFLEPKTLYNDPMAETEVPDDFEVPFGIARIRRTGADLTMITYGNATHLCLKAADKLEKEEGKSVEVLDLRSLIPLDKEAILQSVRKTSRALVVHEDKVFGGFGGEIAGIISEEAFEYLDAPVKRVGSTFTPVGFNRILEKAILPDVDRVYHAAKKVLDF, from the coding sequence ATGAACTATAGAAAACAATTCACACTTGATAAAGAAGACAAGGTTTTTACCCTTAAAAGCACTGATAAAGAGACGCTGAAGAAATGGTATTACCTGATGACGCTTGGCCGACAGATTGACAATAAAGCGCCCAATTACCTCAGGCAGGCATTGGGTTGGTCGTATCATGCGCCATTTGCCGGCCACGATGGTATCCAACTTGCTATTGGACAGACATTTGAAAAAAATAAAGATCATCTTTTTCCTTATTACAGAGACATGCTCACCGCCATTTCAGCGGGATTGACTACTGAGGAAATACTGCTTAACGGACTTTCCAAAGCCACTGATGTGGCGAGTGGAGGGCGACATATGTCGAACCACTTTGCCAAGCCGGAATGGAACATTCACAACGTTTCTTCAGCCACCGGCAACCATACGCTTCATGCTGTGGGTGTTGCCAGGGCGATAAAATATTACGGCGCCGATGCGGTTGCCATCAGTTCGCAGGGCGAATCATCGACTTCTGAAGGGTATGTTTATGAGGCCATTAATGGGGCTGCTACCGAGAAACTGCCGGTTATCTTTGTTTTTCAGGATAATGGGTACGGTATTTCGGTGCCAAAAGAGGAACAAACTGCAAACTCCCGCGCAGCCGACAACTTTCATGGATTTAAGAACCTGAGGGTAATTTACACTAACGGTAAAGACCCGTTCAGTTCGATGAATGCTATGCATAAAGCAAAACGCATTGCCAAAGAGGAAGGCTTGCCTGTTATCGTCCATGCCAACTGCATCAGGATGGGATCGCATTCCAATTCCGATCGTCATGAACTTTATCGTGATGATGTAGAACTTGCAGAAATGGACTTGCTCGATCCATTAAGAAAATTCAGAGAGCGGCTGGTTTATGCAGGTATTTTCACTGATCAGGAGCTTGATGCACTGGATGGGCAGGCAAAAAGTGAAATTTCGGCTGCTCACAAAAAGGTGTTGAAAGCTCCCGATCCTGATCCAAAATCGATCTTCGACTTCATTATACCGGCGCCTTATGTTTCGGAAAAATATCCGACAGGGTTGCACAATGGCGACGGTAAAAGAATTAAAATGATCGAAGCGCTGAATTCGACGCTCAAAGCTGAGTTTCGTCACAACCCGGATACTTTTATCTGGGGGCAGGATATGGCAAATAAAGAAAAAGGCGGAATTTTTAATGTTTCCAAAGGCTTGCAGCAGGAATTTGGGCCAAAGCGGGTATTCAATGCCCCTATTGCTGAGGATTTTATTGTTGGTACAGCGAATGGAATGTCCCGGTTCGACAAAAAAATCAGGATCGTGATCGAAGGGGCTGAGTTTGCTGACTACTTCTGGCCAGCTATGGAACAGTTCGTCGAATTGACTCATGACTACTGGCGGAGCAACGGAAAGTTTTCTCCAAACGTCACTATTCGCCTGGCTTCTGGAGGGTATATTGGAGGAGGGCTTTACCATTCACAAACCATTGAAGGCGCCTTGACCACATTTCCGGGTATCCGGGTGGTTTATCCTTCATTTGCCGATGATGCAGCAGGATTGTTGCGTACCAGTATGCGCTCCGAAGGGCCAACCTTATTTCTTGAGCCCAAAACATTGTACAACGATCCGATGGCTGAGACCGAGGTTCCGGATGATTTTGAAGTTCCGTTTGGTATTGCACGAATCCGCCGCACAGGCGCTGATCTTACTATGATCACCTACGGTAATGCCACACATCTTTGCCTGAAAGCTGCTGATAAACTTGAAAAAGAGGAAGGTAAATCTGTTGAAGTACTTGACCTCCGTTCACTGATTCCACTCGATAAAGAGGCCATTTTGCAGTCGGTACGAAAAACCAGCAGAGCTCTGGTCGTTCATGAGGACAAGGTGTTTGGCGGGTTTGGAGGCGAAATTGCGGGAATTATATCTGAAGAAGCCTTTGAATACCTGGACGCTCCTGTTAAACGTGTTGGCTCCACATTCACTCCGGTCGGTTTTA